In Uranotaenia lowii strain MFRU-FL chromosome 2, ASM2978415v1, whole genome shotgun sequence, one genomic interval encodes:
- the LOC129748340 gene encoding uncharacterized protein LOC129748340: MDVTQEEWIDRAQENMKKFLNRGGSLRGNEPQTLEGISLKNTLGYALSLTMKDPNEWTDEELQLEFMEQLCFYDEESCKVIDKLVQQIYVGVHPNVPCRLTILPVELFCEGKLYEAPLFRYHFQQQANEAEPKFIDSIGRVYQNFEDFLNNNKYPSAEMMFPKEGKLVATNLKNVTYEIRKTPAWKNYYFKALDIATGIIGIAGATGAIFLSGGLAMPFIAASVGSAIYATGRSIDVLRDKSAHQESLNPLSDSESRTAWLSLTAHVLTFGTMPHISAISGVASTSHSIATGFKVCNFINETGNIISDLVICDTLSAMHSNYYNASIETRLAHAASICFWTKTVISIRQAELMMKNNAIVALKLFGFEDHFCEYFNNDSRAIDIGLRLVKHSLQNNVTISSDKEDHKSINIDGLKYSVETLLKLEPEEVERLFEILQAVGSDEERELFNGIRLLSEGDVELVRLIVAEADRELLKVCDLSEMLIKVYGAMRQQDQFRMSLHQEGGICLGRGLWMGIKQAYIIFASKDDEQQQEGMALLIDAVLELPQEQCEALTKIIKTNPDYISIFKLKRCNNDELSGSSICSKEEVSCRIRDEISKALNKEQ, encoded by the exons ATGGACGTGACACAAGAAGAATGGATTGATCGGGCTCAGGAGAATATGAAGAAGTTCCTTAATCGGGGCGGAAGCTTGAGAGGCAATGAGCCGCAGACTTTGGAgggtattagtttgaaaaataccCTCGGCTATGCGCTAAGTTTGACCATGAAGGATCCCAATGAATGGACCGATGAGGAGTTGCAGTTGGAATTCATGGAACAGTTGTGCTTTTATGACGAAGAGTCCTGCAAGGTTATCGACAAGCTGGTTCAGCAGATATACGTGGGGGTCCATCCGAACGTACCCTGCCGGTTGACGATTCTTCCGGTTGAGTTGTTTTGCGAGGGAAAACTGTACGAGGCACCTCTGTTCCGGTACCATTTTCAGCAACAAGCCAACGAGGCTGAACCAAAATTTATCGACTCCATTGGGCGGGTGTATCAAAATTTCGAGGACTTTCTGAACAACAATAAGTATCCATCGGCCGAGATGATGTTCCCGAAGGAGGGCAAGTTGGTTGCTACGAATCTTAAAAACGTAACCTACGAAATTAGGAAGACGCCCGCCTGGAAAAACTACTACTTTAAGGCTTTGGATATTGCTACCGGAATCATTG GTATTGCTGGGGCAACGGGTGCCATATTTCTTTCCGGTGGGTTGGCGATGCCATTTATAGCGGCCAGTGTTGGATCAGCAATCTACGCTACGGGTCGGTCGATCGATGTGCTGCGAGATAAAAGTGCACATCAGGAATCGTTGAATCCGCTCAGTGATTCGGAGTCCCGTACAGCTTGGCTAAGCCTGACTGCACACGTGCTCACTTTTGGGACCATGCCGCACATATCGGCCATATCCGGGGTAGCCTCGACAAGTCACAGCATTGCGACCGGGTTTAAGGTGTGCAACTTCATCAACGAAACAG GGAACATCATCAGCGATCTGGTGATCTGCGATACGCTGTCGGCCATGCACAGTAACTACTACAATGCCAGCATCGAGACGCGGCTAGCTCATGCGGCATCGATCTGCTTCTGGACCAAAACCGTCATCAGCATTCGGCAGGCGGAGCTGATGATGAAAAACAATGCCATCGTAGCGCTTAAGCTGTTCGGGTTCGAGGACCATTTCTGCGAATACTTCAACAACGATTCTCGGGCAATTGACATTGGATTGCGGCTGGTGAAGCACTCGCTGCAGAACAATGTGACCATTTCTTCCGATAAGGAGGATCACAAGAGTATCAACATCGATGGGTTGAAGTATTCGGTGGAAACGTTGTTGAAGCTGGAACCGGAAGAGGTGGAAAGGTTGTTCGAGATATTGCAGGCCGTTGGAAGCGACGAGGAGCGGGAGTTGTTCAATGGCATTCGATTGTTGAGCGAGGGAGACGTTGAGTTGGTGCGTTTGATCGTGGCTGAAGCTGATCGGGAGCTCCTCAAGGTTTGTGATTTGTCGGAGATGCTGATCAAGGTTTATGGTGCCATGCGTCAGCAGGACCAGTTTCGGATGAGCCTCCATCAGGAGGGTGGGATCTGTCTGGGTCGAGGCTTGTGGATGGGAATTAAACAGGCGTACATAATATTTGCTTCCAAGGATGACGAACAGCAACAGGAGGGCATGGCTCTGCTGATCGATGCTGTGCTAGAGCTTCCGCAAGAACAGTGCGAAGCACTGACCAAGATAATCAAAACCAATCCAGATTacatatcaatttttaaactgaaaCGTTGTAACAACGACGAGCTAAGTGGTAGCAGTATTTGTTCCAAAGAAGAAGTTAGCTGCAGAATTAGAGACGAAATTTCAAAGGCCTTAAATAAAGAGCAGTAG